DNA sequence from the Sulfurimonas sediminis genome:
AACTTGCAAAAGAGATGCCAAATGCAAAAATAGACATCATTGTCGGCATGAAACTTGCCGGTAAAATTCTTGAACCTCTGCCAAATGTTGACAAAGTCATAGACATCCCCCGAAAACTGCTTTTGCATCCGCTTGAGATGCTTGCCTACATCAAACAGGCCAGAACAAAAGAGTATGATGTTGCCCTGAATGTTTCCGGCGGTTCCACCAGTGCCCAAATCGTCACATCACTCACAAGAGCAAAATATAAAGCCAGCTTCGCAAGTGACAAACTCTGGGCGAATTTCACACATATTCAAGAAAGAGGCTTAAAGACCTACCGGCATATGGGACTTGAAAGTATGGAATTTTTACGATTTTTCAAAATTGATTTTCCAAAAAAAATGCCAACGCTTGATATAAAACCAACACAAGATGAGAGAGAAAAAGCAAAAAAAGACTTGCTTTCACTGTTACATGTAAATAATATTGCTGCCGGTACAAAGGTTATAGCCATCTTCAGAAATGCAAGATTTGACAAAAAGATAAGTGATGAATGGTGGAACGAGTGGGTAGACACACTCTTTAAGCTTGATGAAAACATTGTCATTATAGATATTCTCTCCCCTGACATTCCTACAAAACTCAACGAAAAAGTTTTGGAATATGCCAACAAAGATTTAAGAGTTTTAGGGGCATTTTTTCAAGTCTGTGATCTGTATGTCAGTGCGGACACAGGGCCTATGCATCTTGCAGTCGCTTCAGGTGCAAAAGTTTTGGCACTTTTCAACAAGACAGATATTCAAGTCTACGGTGCTTTGGGAGAACAAAACAAAACTATAAACATAGAAAAACTCTCCCCCGGAGATGTTGCACACATTACAACTGACTTTCTCAGTACTCTCAAGTAGTTTTTTCGGAATCTGTACTTCAATGACAATGTCATTAAGTTAAAAAAATTAATGCTTTCTCGGAACCGGTACTTCCGTGAGGGCTTTATCTTTGAAAGTCTGGATTAATAAGAACTTGAACAGATGATGTAAAAACAGTATTTTATGATTGAATGGATTGAATGAATAAAAAGAGAATGGCGCGGTGGATGGGGCTCGAACCCACGACCCCCTGCGTGACAGGCAGGTATTCTAACCAACTGAACTACCACCGCAACCTAAAATTATGCTTTTTGCTTTACTCGGCGTTAGAACCTTTCGCTCAATCGTCACATAGTATAACTATGCTCCTTTTTCACTCTAGAACCTGCCTTGATTAAAACAAAAATCAAGAATTTTATAAATAATCGTCACATTTTCTTTTTTAAAGTAAGAAAAAACTTGTTTTTTACATTAGTTGTGTCAAAAATTTTAGCGAAGCGTATCTTGATGCCCCTTGAGGGTGCTTAGGTACGTGAACTGAAATCTTTTGATGCAAATAATCAAAAAATGGTGGGCACTACTGGACTCGAACCAGTGACATCTACCTTGTAAGGGTAGCGCTCTACCAACTGAGCTAAGCGCCCAAAATATGCTTTTTACTTTACTCGGCGTTAGAACCTTTCGCTCAATCGTCACATAGTATAACTATGCTCCTCATTCACTCTAGAACCTGCCTTGATTAAAACAAAAATCAAGAATTTTATTATTAAAATTTCAAACACCAATTAAAATGGCGACCCCTAAAGGATTTGAACCTCTGTTACTACCATGAAGTGATAGTGTCCTTGGCCACTAGACGAAAGGGTCACTTTCATTGTTAACAAAGGGTTAACGGTTGTTTTTTGCATTAGTTGTGTCAAAAATTTTAGCGAAGCGTATCTTGATGCCCCTTGAGGGTGCTTAAGTACGTGAGCTGAAATTTTTTGATGCAAATAATCAAAAAATGGTGGGCACTACTGGACTCGAACCAGTGACATCTACCTTGTAAGGGTAGCGCTCTACCAACTGAGCTAAGCGCCCGAAAAATGGCGCGGTGGATGGGGCTCGAACCCACGACCCCCTGCGTGACAGGCAGGTATTCTAACCAACTGAACTACCACCGCGCATATAAAAATGGTGTCCTGTGATGGATTCGAACCATCGGCCACATCATTAAAAGTGACGTGCTCTACCAGCTGAGCTAACAAGACATTTGCCTCTTATTGTTAAGAGGTCGAAATTATAGACAAATAGATTTTAATTGTCAAGATATTTTCTCCTAAATTTAGAAAAAAGTCTCTTTATCAAGCAAAAGCAACATTTTTATTGCCATCAGGGCACTCTGTTCCTGTACATAATTCCTGTCACCGTGAAAATGCAGATGCTTTTCAGTATGTTGTGTTTTGCTTCGCACACCTATATATACAGTACCGACCGGTTTAAACTGCGTGCCCCCTGTATCTCCGGCGATTCCGCTTACTGCCAAAGCATAGTCTGCTCCACTGACATTGAGTGCACCCTCACTCATTTCTCTGACAACTTCGGCACTTACTGCACCGTTTTCTTCAAGTATGGCATGATCCACAGCCAACCAGTTTTCTTTGAGTGTATTGGAGTAGGTTACCAGGCCGCCCTCTAAAATTTTTGATGCGCCGTTGTGTTTTGTAAAAAAGTAACTGAGCAGTCCGCCTGTGCAACTCTCGGCAAATGTTATTTTTTTCCCTGAATGTGAAAGTTTTTCTATAATATACTCAATAATATTTGATGATGCAATAAGCTTTTTAGGCAACAGGTTTTTTGCTGCATGAATAAATTTTGTAATATCCCCGTACTTGTTACTCGTTACATCTACTCTGTGCCACCCTTGCACCTCCTGTGTTACATCAATATTGACTTCATATGTTTGTGCGATTGGAGTAAAAATTGTCACTATAGTGGATTTGTCTTCTTCAAATATATGTATAGTTGCCCGTATCTCTTCATTTTTTAAAAGTAATTCGGGCATTTTTTGTCCTTCATCCATCTGTATTACGTTTATCAGGGAGTTTTGAAATTCCAACAGATAGGAACGTTCTGCAAACAATGAAGCTTTCTGCGGTATGAGCATCCCCTCTTTTAAAATCTGGTTATCACTGGTTGCGGTGCATATCACTTTTCCGACAGTTGAAAAGTTTTGTTTACATGTAACGATAATAACCCGGTCGGATGTATGGAGTTCTTCTTCAAGATAAAGAAAAAAGGAGTTGTCACTGTCCTTAAAATAAGTTATATTATCTATAAAACCGCTGTTTTTTTCAATATCTCGCAAAATATACTCTTGTAATGATCTGTTATAAACAAATTTATTTCCAATGATTATCAGATGTGTTTTCATACTCTGTACAGCCTTGTTTGAAGAATTTTATTTGGCTTATTATAACACTTTTATTAGGTTTTAAACACATAAAAGGTATACTGCAAAAATTTATAATAATATTTTGAGGTTTCAATGGACTACAAAGACACACTACTTTTACCAACAACTACGTTTGCCATGCGAGGCAACTTAATAAACAATGAACCAAAGCGTTATGCTGCTTGGGATGAGAAAAAAGTTTATCATAAAATGAAGGCAAAACGTGCCGGTGCGGAACACTTTACCTTGCATGACGGTCCTCCCTATGCAAACGGACATATCCACATAGGACATGCACTCAATAAAATTCTCAAAGATATTATCATCAAAAACAACTATTTCAACGGGAAATCAGTCCGTTTTACTCCGGGCTGGGATTGTCACGGTCTTCCAATTGAACAGCAGGTTGAAAAAAAGCTTGGCGGAAAGCAAAAAAAAGAGCAGCTTGAAACTGCCGAGATCAGAAAACTCTGCCGTGAGCATGCTGCGAAGTTTGTAGACATTCAAAAAGAAGAGTTTAAAACACTCGGAATTATTGCTGACTGGGAAAAACCCTATGTGACAATGGATTACAGATTTGAAGCAAACATTTTCAGAACACTCTGCAGTGTTGCGAAAAAAGGTCTTTTGATTGAACGTAGCAAACCTGTCTTTTGGTCGTGGGCTGAACGAACTGCACTGGCAGAAGCCGAAGTTGAATATGAGGACAAAGAAGACTATTCGATTTTTGTAGCCTTTGAACTCAGCGATGAAGCCAAAGAAAAACTCGGACTGGACAAAGAAACAAAAGCAGCTCCGGTTATCTGGACGACTACACCATGGACAATTCCTGCAAATACAGGGATTTCGCTAAACCCTGAAGAAGAGTATGTTCTTACAACTGAGGGTTATATTGTTGCAAAAAAACTATTGAATGCTTTGGTTGAAGAGGGCATCCTCAAAGGCAGTGTTGCCAAAACTTTTGATG
Encoded proteins:
- a CDS encoding CinA family protein, translated to MKTHLIIIGNKFVYNRSLQEYILRDIEKNSGFIDNITYFKDSDNSFFLYLEEELHTSDRVIIVTCKQNFSTVGKVICTATSDNQILKEGMLIPQKASLFAERSYLLEFQNSLINVIQMDEGQKMPELLLKNEEIRATIHIFEEDKSTIVTIFTPIAQTYEVNIDVTQEVQGWHRVDVTSNKYGDITKFIHAAKNLLPKKLIASSNIIEYIIEKLSHSGKKITFAESCTGGLLSYFFTKHNGASKILEGGLVTYSNTLKENWLAVDHAILEENGAVSAEVVREMSEGALNVSGADYALAVSGIAGDTGGTQFKPVGTVYIGVRSKTQHTEKHLHFHGDRNYVQEQSALMAIKMLLLLDKETFF
- a CDS encoding glycosyltransferase family 9 protein, whose protein sequence is MKYPLHVTLRKKLSSILNGLLSFFSHKSQPAQYIDKEKVKSIVIIRPNYRIGNLLFLTPLINELAKEMPNAKIDIIVGMKLAGKILEPLPNVDKVIDIPRKLLLHPLEMLAYIKQARTKEYDVALNVSGGSTSAQIVTSLTRAKYKASFASDKLWANFTHIQERGLKTYRHMGLESMEFLRFFKIDFPKKMPTLDIKPTQDEREKAKKDLLSLLHVNNIAAGTKVIAIFRNARFDKKISDEWWNEWVDTLFKLDENIVIIDILSPDIPTKLNEKVLEYANKDLRVLGAFFQVCDLYVSADTGPMHLAVASGAKVLALFNKTDIQVYGALGEQNKTINIEKLSPGDVAHITTDFLSTLK